In the genome of Leeuwenhoekiella sp. MAR_2009_132, one region contains:
- a CDS encoding dihydroorotase, translated as MEKVLIKDANIVNEGSIMRGDVYIENGIIMEVSQNLSVKSPDVHVFDAEGQHLLPGVIDDQVHFREPGLTHKASIATESAAAVAGGITSFIEMPNTVPQTTTIEKLEEKFSIAAETSYANYSFMFGGTNDNLAEIKKVDKKKVAGLKLFLGSSTGNMLVDDEEVLREIFKSTDLLISVHCEDEETIRENLAIYTERYGDDIPINMHPIIRSAEACYISSSRAIALAKETGARLHVFHLSTAKEMELFDNKTPLKDKKITAEVCIHHLWFSDADYEEKGTLIKWNPAVKTQADQDALWEALLDDRLDVIATDHAPHTLEEKQNVYTKAPSGGPLVQHALPAMLEMYHEEKISLEKIVEKMCHNPAILFEVEKRGFIKPGYFADLVMVDLNNPWTVTTDNILYKCKWSPFEGSTFKSRITHTFVNGRLAYKNFKVYDDKFAKRLTFNR; from the coding sequence ATGGAAAAAGTACTAATTAAGGACGCAAACATAGTTAATGAAGGCTCAATTATGCGCGGTGACGTATATATTGAGAATGGTATTATTATGGAAGTGAGTCAGAATTTGAGCGTTAAAAGCCCAGATGTACACGTTTTTGATGCCGAAGGACAACATTTGTTACCTGGTGTTATTGACGATCAGGTTCATTTTAGAGAACCCGGTCTTACACACAAGGCATCTATAGCAACAGAGTCTGCTGCCGCAGTAGCAGGAGGTATTACTTCCTTTATAGAAATGCCTAATACGGTACCGCAAACTACTACTATAGAAAAGTTAGAAGAAAAATTTAGTATTGCTGCAGAGACTTCTTACGCAAACTATTCATTCATGTTTGGTGGCACAAATGACAATCTTGCCGAAATTAAAAAGGTAGATAAGAAAAAAGTTGCCGGTTTAAAGCTCTTTTTAGGAAGTTCTACAGGTAATATGCTGGTAGATGATGAAGAGGTTCTGCGTGAAATTTTTAAAAGTACAGATCTTTTAATCTCGGTACATTGCGAAGACGAGGAGACTATACGCGAGAATTTAGCAATTTACACAGAGCGTTATGGTGATGATATTCCTATTAATATGCACCCTATTATACGTAGTGCCGAAGCATGTTATATATCTTCATCTCGAGCAATTGCCTTAGCTAAAGAAACAGGAGCCAGACTACATGTTTTTCACCTATCTACTGCAAAAGAAATGGAGCTGTTTGACAATAAGACACCTCTAAAAGATAAAAAAATTACTGCCGAAGTTTGCATACACCACCTGTGGTTTAGCGATGCAGATTATGAAGAAAAAGGCACTCTTATAAAATGGAATCCTGCTGTAAAAACTCAGGCAGATCAAGATGCGTTGTGGGAAGCCTTACTTGATGACCGCTTAGATGTTATTGCTACAGATCACGCACCACATACTTTAGAAGAGAAACAAAACGTATACACAAAAGCACCTAGTGGTGGTCCGCTTGTGCAACATGCACTGCCGGCTATGCTAGAGATGTATCACGAAGAAAAAATAAGTCTTGAGAAGATTGTAGAAAAAATGTGTCACAACCCTGCTATTCTTTTTGAAGTAGAAAAGCGCGGTTTTATTAAACCGGGTTATTTTGCAGACCTAGTAATGGTTGATCTTAACAATCCCTGGACGGTTACCACAGACAATATTTTATACAAATGCAAATGGTCTCCATTTGAAGGGAGCACTTTTAAATCACGTATTACACATACTTTCGTAAATGGTCGATTAGCATATAAAAACTTTAAAGTTTATGACGATAAGTTTGCAAAGCGTTTAACCTTTAACCGATGA
- a CDS encoding polyprenol monophosphomannose synthase — MAGSLVIIPTYNEAENIEKLVRNIFAQQRAFEVLVVDDNSPDGTAQLVTALQQEFRNNLHLIKRPGKNGLGTAYIAGFKWALSKEYSYIFEMDADFSHSPNDLIRLYNACAKGNADLAIGSRYKTGVNVVNWPMGRVLLSYVASKYVRFITGLDIADTTAGFICYKREVLEQITLDKIKFVGYAFQIEMKFKAHLLGFKISEVPVIFVDRTRGTSKMSTGIFSEAVFGVIGMKIKSLFKGYAI, encoded by the coding sequence ATGGCAGGTTCGCTCGTCATAATCCCAACCTATAACGAAGCAGAGAATATTGAAAAGTTAGTGCGTAATATATTTGCGCAACAACGTGCATTTGAAGTACTGGTAGTTGACGACAATTCACCAGATGGTACAGCTCAACTTGTTACCGCTTTACAACAGGAGTTTAGAAACAACTTACATTTAATTAAAAGACCTGGTAAAAATGGGTTAGGCACTGCATACATTGCAGGTTTTAAATGGGCTTTGAGTAAAGAGTACAGCTATATTTTTGAGATGGACGCAGACTTCTCACATTCACCTAATGATTTAATACGTTTATACAATGCCTGCGCAAAAGGAAATGCAGATCTCGCAATAGGCTCTAGATATAAAACAGGGGTTAATGTTGTAAACTGGCCAATGGGAAGAGTTTTATTATCTTATGTAGCTTCAAAATATGTTCGATTTATAACAGGGCTTGATATTGCAGATACAACAGCGGGTTTTATTTGTTATAAACGTGAAGTTTTAGAGCAGATAACACTCGATAAAATTAAATTTGTAGGATATGCTTTTCAGATTGAAATGAAATTTAAGGCGCATCTTCTGGGTTTTAAGATTTCTGAAGTGCCGGTGATATTTGTAGACAGAACACGGGGTACCAGCAAAATGAGTACAGGGATATTTAGTGAAGCCGTTTTTGGAGTAATAGGAATGAAGATTAAAAGTCTTTTTAAAGGATACGCGATATAG
- a CDS encoding saccharopine dehydrogenase family protein produces MRKILIIGAGKSTAQLIQYLLDKAEIEQLRLIVADQILENAARLIKNTSYAEAIALDILDAQARQQQIASVDIVVSMLPAHLHYTVAKDCLTLSKSLVTASYISDEMLQLDEAVKAKGLIFMNEIGLDPGIDHMSAMRVIDRIRDQGGKIVLFESFCGGLLAPDSDTNLWNYKFTWNPRNVVLAGQGGVAEFIQEGTFKYIPYHRLFRRTEFLDVEGHGRFEAYANRNSLKYRSIYGLEDVLTLYRGTMRRVGFSRAWNLFVQLGMTDDSYTLQDTEHMSYREFTNLFLPYSPTDSVQLKLRHMLKIDQDDLLWDKLLELDLFNGSKLLRLKNATPAQCLQRILEDKWTLEETDKDMIVMYHKFGYELNGAQKQIDATMVSVGENQTYTAMAKTVGLPVAIATLKILNKEITQPGVQLPVTRAVYEPILKELENYGIVFREYEVPYLGYNPHHL; encoded by the coding sequence ATGCGAAAAATCTTAATTATAGGTGCAGGAAAATCTACTGCACAATTAATTCAATATCTTTTAGATAAGGCGGAAATAGAACAACTGCGACTAATTGTAGCAGATCAAATTCTAGAAAATGCCGCTCGTTTAATAAAGAATACATCTTATGCCGAAGCGATAGCATTAGACATCTTAGATGCTCAAGCTCGCCAACAACAAATCGCATCTGTAGATATTGTTGTTAGCATGTTGCCTGCACACCTACATTATACCGTTGCCAAAGACTGTTTGACATTGAGTAAAAGCCTGGTTACCGCCTCTTATATAAGTGATGAGATGTTGCAATTAGATGAAGCTGTGAAAGCAAAAGGCTTAATCTTTATGAATGAAATAGGTCTTGACCCTGGCATTGATCATATGAGTGCCATGCGGGTTATAGATCGAATACGAGACCAGGGAGGAAAGATTGTACTGTTTGAGTCATTTTGCGGGGGTTTGCTCGCTCCTGATAGCGATACGAATTTGTGGAATTATAAGTTTACCTGGAATCCCAGAAATGTTGTGCTGGCAGGGCAGGGTGGTGTTGCAGAATTTATTCAGGAAGGAACCTTTAAATACATACCTTATCACCGTCTTTTTAGACGTACCGAATTTCTGGATGTTGAAGGTCACGGTCGCTTTGAGGCATACGCAAATCGCAACTCTTTAAAATACCGAAGCATTTACGGTCTTGAAGACGTGCTTACTTTATATAGAGGCACGATGCGTAGGGTAGGTTTTTCTAGAGCCTGGAATTTATTTGTGCAGCTGGGTATGACCGATGACAGTTATACATTACAAGATACAGAGCATATGAGTTATAGAGAATTTACAAATCTGTTTTTGCCCTATTCTCCTACAGACTCAGTGCAATTAAAATTGAGACACATGCTCAAAATAGATCAGGATGATTTGTTGTGGGATAAATTATTAGAACTCGACCTGTTTAATGGTTCAAAATTACTGCGACTTAAAAACGCTACTCCTGCGCAATGCTTGCAACGTATTCTAGAAGATAAATGGACTTTAGAAGAAACTGATAAGGATATGATTGTGATGTATCACAAGTTTGGGTATGAATTAAACGGAGCGCAAAAGCAAATAGACGCTACCATGGTGAGTGTAGGTGAGAATCAAACCTATACTGCAATGGCAAAAACTGTAGGGTTGCCTGTAGCTATAGCAACATTAAAAATTTTAAATAAAGAAATCACACAGCCTGGTGTACAACTTCCAGTTACTAGAGCGGTTTATGAGCCTATTTTAAAAGAATTAGAAAACTACGGTATTGTATTTAGAGAATATGAAGTTCCCTATTTAGGTTATAATCCGCATCACTTATAA
- a CDS encoding response regulator transcription factor codes for MKKKEIKILLVDDEPDILEIVGYNLSNEGYQVITAENGKEGVKMAKKHNPHLIILDVMMPEMDGIEACEQIRKLPEHAETIITFLTARGEDYSQVAGYDAGADDYITKPIKPKVLVSKVKALLRRLKEEEEGDALVKVGDLIINREEYKIIKDKKELVLPRKEFELLSLLASKPGKVFKREDILDKVWGNEVVVGGRTIDVHIRKLREKIGDKRFKTIKGVGYKFVV; via the coding sequence ATGAAGAAAAAGGAAATTAAAATTTTGCTCGTTGATGATGAGCCAGATATCCTGGAGATTGTAGGGTATAATCTTAGTAATGAAGGTTATCAGGTTATTACTGCAGAAAACGGTAAAGAAGGTGTTAAGATGGCAAAAAAGCACAATCCACATCTTATTATCTTAGATGTTATGATGCCCGAGATGGATGGTATCGAGGCGTGTGAGCAAATACGTAAACTTCCTGAACATGCAGAAACCATAATCACGTTTTTAACGGCACGTGGTGAAGATTATTCTCAAGTTGCAGGCTACGATGCTGGTGCAGACGATTACATTACAAAACCTATAAAGCCTAAAGTTTTAGTAAGTAAAGTAAAAGCCCTGCTACGAAGACTTAAAGAGGAAGAAGAGGGAGATGCGCTTGTTAAAGTAGGAGATCTTATTATAAATCGGGAAGAATATAAAATTATCAAAGACAAGAAAGAGCTGGTGCTTCCCAGAAAAGAATTTGAATTGTTATCGCTATTAGCTTCAAAGCCCGGTAAAGTATTTAAACGGGAGGATATTCTTGATAAAGTGTGGGGCAATGAGGTTGTTGTAGGGGGTAGAACTATAGATGTTCATATTAGAAAGCTACGTGAAAAAATAGGAGATAAACGATTTAAAACTATAAAAGGTGTAGGTTATAAATTTGTTGTTTAA
- a CDS encoding Lrp/AsnC ligand binding domain-containing protein, with protein MKIVNEQIAIDGIDKIILRQLMDDARKPILEIARQVGISGAAIHQRLRKLEKSGLIAGSRFIVDPKILGYNTMAFVGIYLDRAMSNPKAVKQLEEIPEVIECHYTTGNWSVFIKILCKNNEHLMHLLNKKIQAIEGVSRTETFISLNQQIERQIQI; from the coding sequence ATGAAAATTGTAAATGAACAGATCGCAATTGACGGAATTGATAAAATTATTTTGCGACAACTTATGGATGATGCCCGAAAACCTATTTTAGAGATTGCACGGCAGGTAGGTATTTCTGGTGCGGCAATTCATCAACGTCTTAGAAAACTAGAAAAGTCAGGATTAATAGCAGGTTCTCGTTTTATAGTAGATCCTAAGATTTTAGGCTACAATACTATGGCCTTTGTAGGTATTTATTTAGACAGGGCGATGAGTAATCCTAAAGCGGTAAAGCAACTTGAGGAAATACCTGAGGTTATAGAATGTCACTACACAACAGGAAACTGGTCTGTTTTTATTAAAATTCTCTGTAAAAACAACGAGCATTTGATGCATTTACTCAATAAGAAAATACAGGCTATTGAAGGCGTTTCTCGTACCGAGACCTTTATTTCTTTAAATCAGCAAATAGAACGACAAATACAAATTTAA
- a CDS encoding acyltransferase, with translation MHPNAIFDISSTSQFKDMALQSFKHQWQFNPVYRRFCDHLQVDPETIKTIEEIPFLPIQFFKQFDVLASTDPVQTTFTSSGTTGSTTSKHHVTDLDLYIKSFRESFRIHYGNVKEYTILALLPSYLERDGSSLILMVDQLIKDSNQPDSGFYLNNYASLSEKLKRLNAEGKKVLLIGVSFALLDLVEAYRFNLNSTIIMETGGMKGRRKELIREELHAILKEGFGVSEIHSEYGMTELLSQGYSNGNGIFTTPPWLQVFMRDTEDALQLVKPGTTGGINVIDLANHNSCPFIATQDLGKKIDENRFEILGRFDTSDIRGCNLMVF, from the coding sequence ATGCACCCTAACGCAATTTTTGATATATCCAGTACGTCACAGTTTAAAGATATGGCACTACAATCTTTTAAACATCAGTGGCAATTTAACCCGGTTTACCGTAGGTTTTGCGATCATTTACAAGTTGATCCCGAGACGATTAAAACGATTGAAGAAATTCCGTTTTTACCCATTCAGTTCTTTAAACAATTTGATGTATTGGCCTCTACAGACCCCGTTCAAACTACATTTACAAGCAGTGGCACTACAGGAAGTACAACCAGCAAACATCACGTTACAGATCTTGATTTATACATAAAAAGTTTTCGCGAAAGCTTTAGGATACATTATGGAAACGTTAAAGAATATACCATACTCGCATTATTACCCTCCTATCTGGAGCGTGATGGATCTTCATTAATTTTAATGGTAGATCAACTCATTAAAGACAGCAATCAACCAGACAGTGGTTTCTATTTAAATAATTATGCATCACTTAGTGAAAAATTAAAACGTCTTAATGCCGAAGGTAAAAAAGTGTTACTAATAGGCGTATCGTTTGCTTTATTAGATTTAGTTGAAGCGTACAGATTTAACCTGAATTCTACTATAATTATGGAAACAGGCGGTATGAAAGGCAGGCGGAAAGAACTTATACGCGAAGAGCTTCATGCCATCTTAAAGGAAGGATTTGGCGTTAGTGAAATTCACAGTGAATACGGTATGACCGAATTATTATCGCAGGGCTACTCAAATGGAAACGGGATCTTCACCACACCACCCTGGCTTCAGGTTTTTATGCGTGATACAGAAGACGCGCTGCAACTTGTAAAACCGGGAACTACAGGCGGAATAAATGTTATAGATCTCGCCAATCACAACTCCTGCCCGTTTATAGCAACTCAAGATTTAGGTAAAAAAATCGACGAAAATCGGTTTGAGATATTAGGCCGTTTTGACACCTCCGACATTCGCGGTTGCAATCTAATGGTATTTTAA
- a CDS encoding DUF4271 domain-containing protein, protein MQALERSFISNDWITIVFVACLALIVLVKVAYETRFIDFTELLINEKYLLKANKEIKFQDPFNLILFVAQLLSVSLFIQIALTHFGIAVEISPVLLYIRIALVYVVFIALKFFIERMMGVLFSGEHVLSSYQFQKLSYRSFFALILLPVNALFVYGINPSLILIKIIIGVFVLFNLISLFNTLRKYEKLIYFNLFYFILYLCALEIAPYFILYKVFSMGVN, encoded by the coding sequence GTGCAAGCTCTAGAACGCAGTTTTATTAGTAATGACTGGATTACCATTGTATTTGTTGCATGTCTTGCACTTATAGTACTGGTTAAAGTTGCCTACGAGACTCGTTTTATAGATTTTACAGAGCTACTTATAAATGAAAAGTATCTTCTTAAGGCGAATAAGGAAATTAAATTTCAAGATCCGTTTAACTTAATACTATTTGTGGCCCAGCTGTTATCGGTCTCCCTCTTTATTCAAATTGCACTCACGCATTTTGGTATAGCTGTAGAAATAAGTCCGGTTTTATTATATATACGCATTGCATTAGTATATGTGGTATTTATCGCGCTAAAATTTTTTATTGAGCGTATGATGGGTGTTTTATTTAGTGGTGAGCACGTCTTAAGTTCCTACCAATTTCAAAAACTGAGTTACCGAAGCTTTTTTGCGCTGATTTTATTACCAGTTAATGCGTTGTTTGTCTACGGAATAAATCCTAGTTTGATATTAATAAAAATAATAATCGGGGTTTTTGTTTTATTCAATTTAATCAGTCTTTTCAATACGTTGCGTAAATATGAAAAGTTGATTTATTTCAATCTCTTTTATTTTATTTTGTACCTTTGCGCACTTGAAATTGCACCCTACTTCATTTTATATAAGGTGTTTAGTATGGGAGTTAATTAA
- a CDS encoding sensor histidine kinase, which produces MSANFKKSYRFAGFSAFYITVFLTLFVGVFFYTEGRLSVAWLISFFFLSFCFSFVILQVRVEKFIYKRVKKIYDDVSLLDVTTLRRGQVTTDMGTLTKEVERFAASKKLEIESLKIREEYRKEFMGNVAHELKTPLFTTQGYIHTLLDGAMKDKTVRKKYLKRAAAAVERLVYLVSDLDMISKLEVGDLNLRYEYFDMVELVKNTFDLLEMKAAKKNITLAYDMPYNGPIMVNADRERIQQLLTNLIVNSIKYGKQDGTTEVSIENLIQNKVIVRVTDNGEGIASEHIPRLFERFYRVDKSGSRREGGSGLGLSIVKHIIEAHDEKIYIESDFGVGSEFSFTLEKAEELPETTLFKDPLIG; this is translated from the coding sequence ATGTCTGCTAATTTTAAAAAATCATATCGCTTTGCGGGTTTTTCAGCCTTTTATATAACTGTTTTCTTAACGCTCTTTGTGGGCGTTTTTTTCTATACTGAAGGACGGTTAAGTGTTGCCTGGCTTATTAGTTTTTTCTTCCTTAGTTTTTGTTTTTCGTTTGTTATTCTCCAGGTTCGGGTTGAAAAGTTTATTTACAAGCGGGTAAAAAAAATATATGATGACGTGTCGTTGCTTGATGTTACCACATTAAGAAGAGGGCAGGTTACAACAGATATGGGAACGCTTACTAAAGAAGTAGAGCGCTTTGCAGCTAGTAAAAAATTAGAAATTGAATCGTTAAAAATACGGGAAGAGTACAGAAAGGAGTTTATGGGTAATGTGGCTCACGAGCTCAAGACACCTCTTTTTACAACTCAGGGTTATATACATACCTTGCTTGACGGGGCGATGAAAGATAAAACCGTACGCAAAAAGTATCTTAAGCGTGCAGCTGCAGCCGTAGAGCGTCTAGTTTACTTAGTAAGTGATCTTGATATGATCTCAAAGTTAGAAGTGGGAGATCTCAATTTACGCTATGAGTATTTTGATATGGTCGAGCTTGTAAAAAACACGTTTGACTTACTAGAGATGAAAGCTGCTAAAAAGAATATTACACTAGCCTATGATATGCCTTACAATGGTCCTATAATGGTTAATGCAGATCGAGAGCGCATACAGCAATTACTTACTAACCTTATTGTAAATTCTATTAAATACGGGAAGCAAGACGGTACTACTGAAGTTTCCATAGAAAATTTAATACAAAACAAAGTAATTGTACGGGTAACCGATAATGGTGAAGGTATTGCCTCAGAACATATACCACGCTTATTTGAGCGTTTTTACCGTGTAGATAAAAGTGGGTCACGTCGCGAAGGAGGTTCTGGTTTAGGTCTTTCTATCGTCAAGCACATTATTGAAGCCCATGACGAAAAGATTTATATAGAAAGTGATTTTGGAGTGGGATCTGAGTTTTCTTTTACCCTCGAAAAGGCCGAAGAGCTTCCGGAAACTACCCTCTTCAAGGACCCATTGATTGGATAA
- a CDS encoding uroporphyrinogen-III synthase, whose protein sequence is MKVKTILVSQPEPKVENSPYFELQEKKRVKVDFVPFIHVEGVSGKEVRHQKIDLNKYTAIILTSRNAVDNFFRIADEMRFKVPDSLKYFCQSEAVAYYLQKYVVYRKRKIYVGKRTFTEMSTILKKYKTEKFLLPSSDVLKPEVPSVLNDLKLTWDRGIFYRTVVSDLSHLKNVTYDVLVFFSPSGIKSLFENFPDFKQNDTRIAVFGNSTVKAVEDAGLKVDIMAPTPETPSMTMALEKYIDDVNSKK, encoded by the coding sequence ATGAAAGTGAAGACTATTTTGGTATCACAACCAGAGCCAAAAGTTGAGAATTCCCCCTATTTTGAACTGCAAGAGAAGAAGCGTGTTAAAGTTGATTTTGTGCCTTTTATCCACGTAGAGGGTGTTTCTGGGAAGGAAGTTAGGCATCAAAAAATCGACCTGAATAAATACACGGCAATTATCTTAACAAGTCGTAATGCTGTCGATAATTTCTTCAGAATCGCCGATGAGATGCGTTTTAAAGTTCCAGATTCGTTAAAATATTTCTGTCAGAGTGAGGCTGTTGCGTATTATCTTCAGAAATATGTGGTTTATCGTAAGCGTAAAATTTATGTGGGTAAACGTACGTTTACCGAAATGTCAACGATTTTAAAGAAGTATAAAACAGAGAAGTTTTTATTACCATCTTCAGATGTTTTAAAGCCTGAAGTTCCTTCGGTTCTTAATGATTTAAAGCTTACCTGGGATAGAGGTATTTTCTATCGTACGGTTGTAAGTGATTTATCACATTTAAAAAATGTGACTTATGATGTATTGGTATTTTTTAGCCCTAGCGGAATAAAATCTCTTTTTGAGAATTTTCCAGACTTTAAGCAGAATGATACGCGTATTGCTGTCTTTGGCAATTCAACCGTTAAGGCTGTTGAAGATGCTGGTCTTAAAGTAGATATTATGGCGCCAACTCCAGAAACACCGTCTATGACTATGGCTCTTGAGAAATACATTGATGATGTAAATAGTAAAAAGTAG
- the pckA gene encoding phosphoenolpyruvate carboxykinase (ATP), whose product MASSALLTKTIALSKYGIKNATTYYQLEPEELQSISLDLGQGQETSTGALAIETGKFTGRSPKDRFIVIDELTRDDVWWGDINIPFDSQKFSHLMEKMTTYLSDRNLYVRDAFACADTRFRLGIRVINEHPWSNLFAYNMFLRPNEQELENFKEDWLIINAPGFKANPELDGTRQENFAIVNFKERTILIGGTGYTGEIKKGIFSVLNFLLPTEKNALPMHCSANVGADGQTALFFGLSGTGKTTLSADPKRKLIGDDEHGWSADNSIFNFEGGCYAKVINLSKEQEPDIFNAIKKGALLENVVLNEDNSVDFEDTSITQNTRVSYPIHHIKNIQNPSTGTTPKNIFFLTADAFGVLPPISKLTPGQAAYHFISGYTAKVAGTEAGVQEPIPSFSACFGAPFMPLHPTRYAEMLSEKMKAAQVNVWLVNTGWTGGSYGVGERMPLKYTRTMINAALNGDLGPLNYENYHIHSVFGLAQPRTCPGIPNYILSPRQSWDNEDAYYKTAFKLAAAFKENFKKFEAFASDEIMAGQPPLG is encoded by the coding sequence ATGGCTTCAAGCGCCCTATTAACGAAAACGATTGCGTTGTCAAAATACGGAATCAAAAATGCCACAACTTATTATCAATTAGAACCGGAAGAGCTTCAATCTATTAGTCTAGATCTGGGTCAGGGACAAGAAACCTCTACAGGCGCCCTGGCTATAGAAACAGGCAAATTTACCGGAAGATCACCTAAAGATCGTTTTATTGTAATTGATGAACTTACTCGTGACGATGTCTGGTGGGGAGATATCAACATCCCGTTTGACAGTCAAAAATTTAGTCATCTTATGGAAAAAATGACAACCTATTTATCTGATCGAAACTTATATGTGCGCGATGCTTTTGCTTGTGCAGATACGCGTTTTCGTTTAGGCATTCGTGTCATTAATGAGCATCCCTGGTCTAATCTCTTTGCATACAATATGTTTTTGCGCCCTAACGAGCAGGAACTTGAAAATTTTAAAGAAGATTGGCTCATTATAAATGCTCCTGGCTTTAAAGCAAATCCAGAGTTAGACGGTACACGGCAGGAAAATTTTGCTATTGTAAATTTTAAAGAAAGAACAATCTTAATAGGCGGAACAGGTTACACCGGTGAAATTAAAAAAGGTATATTCTCGGTTCTCAATTTCTTACTACCTACCGAAAAAAATGCACTTCCTATGCACTGTTCTGCAAATGTGGGAGCAGATGGGCAGACTGCCTTATTCTTTGGTTTATCAGGAACCGGTAAAACGACATTAAGTGCAGATCCTAAACGAAAACTAATAGGAGATGATGAGCATGGCTGGTCTGCAGATAATTCTATTTTTAATTTTGAAGGAGGCTGCTATGCAAAAGTGATCAACCTTTCTAAAGAACAAGAGCCAGATATTTTTAATGCAATTAAAAAAGGTGCTCTTTTAGAAAATGTGGTTTTAAATGAAGACAACTCTGTAGATTTTGAAGACACATCAATTACTCAAAACACGCGTGTAAGCTACCCCATACATCACATAAAAAACATTCAAAATCCTTCGACAGGAACTACCCCTAAAAATATTTTCTTCTTAACAGCAGATGCGTTTGGGGTGCTACCTCCCATTTCAAAACTAACACCTGGTCAGGCAGCTTATCATTTTATAAGTGGCTATACCGCTAAAGTTGCAGGTACAGAAGCCGGTGTTCAAGAACCTATACCTTCATTTTCGGCTTGTTTTGGAGCACCATTTATGCCTTTACACCCAACACGTTATGCCGAAATGTTAAGCGAAAAAATGAAAGCTGCCCAGGTAAATGTATGGCTGGTAAATACAGGCTGGACAGGCGGATCTTACGGTGTAGGGGAGCGTATGCCTTTAAAATATACTCGTACTATGATAAATGCAGCATTAAACGGTGATTTAGGCCCATTAAATTATGAGAACTATCACATACACTCTGTTTTTGGCCTTGCACAACCGCGTACCTGCCCGGGAATTCCTAATTATATTTTGAGCCCACGACAGTCATGGGATAATGAAGATGCGTATTACAAGACTGCTTTTAAACTTGCCGCAGCATTCAAAGAAAACTTTAAAAAGTTTGAGGCATTTGCAAGTGATGAGATTATGGCCGGGCAGCCGCCTTTAGGATAA
- a CDS encoding DUF4296 domain-containing protein, producing the protein MKRTGYIVMLSLLLLLSCNDIQKPKKPDNFIKKDLMTDILYDVSIMRTLRTYNMNEMRSLGIEPDSFIYKKYDIDSLQFAESINYYSVNFNEFTAIWEEVSKRLTEQRDKLQFAQNDQDSIRNVESKFKRDSIRKQVQLKDSLSKIEPTQDSLLAPIGD; encoded by the coding sequence ATGAAAAGAACGGGCTATATAGTTATGCTCTCGCTACTGCTCCTGCTGAGTTGTAACGACATTCAGAAGCCTAAAAAGCCTGATAATTTTATCAAGAAAGATCTTATGACAGACATTTTGTATGATGTCTCGATTATGCGTACCCTTAGAACGTACAATATGAATGAGATGCGAAGCCTGGGTATTGAGCCAGACTCCTTCATTTATAAAAAATACGATATAGACAGTTTACAGTTTGCAGAAAGCATAAATTACTACAGTGTCAATTTTAATGAGTTTACAGCGATTTGGGAAGAAGTAAGCAAAAGACTTACCGAGCAGCGCGATAAACTTCAGTTTGCACAAAATGATCAAGACAGCATTCGCAATGTAGAATCTAAATTTAAAAGAGATTCTATACGCAAACAAGTTCAACTTAAAGACAGCCTTTCAAAAATTGAACCTACACAAGACTCTCTTCTTGCTCCTATTGGCGATTAA
- a CDS encoding DUF423 domain-containing protein, translating to MKRKILITGSILGLTAVILGAFGAHGLKESLSTEAINSFETGVRYQMYHSFLLLIAGSFLPLNSKALKTVFYLVISGILLFSGSIYLLTTKPLTGIDISAIGWITPIGGALLISAWICICYTLIKSAK from the coding sequence ATGAAAAGAAAAATACTTATTACCGGTTCAATTTTAGGTTTAACAGCTGTGATCTTAGGAGCATTTGGTGCTCACGGGCTTAAGGAAAGTCTAAGTACTGAAGCTATAAATTCTTTTGAAACAGGAGTACGTTATCAAATGTATCATTCTTTTTTATTACTTATTGCCGGTAGTTTTTTACCCTTAAATTCTAAAGCACTAAAAACTGTTTTCTATTTAGTAATTAGCGGCATTCTTCTTTTTAGCGGCTCTATTTACTTGCTAACAACAAAACCCCTTACCGGAATAGATATTTCTGCTATAGGCTGGATAACACCCATAGGAGGAGCACTACTTATATCTGCCTGGATTTGCATCTGTTACACCCTTATCAAATCTGCAAAATAA